One part of the [Synechococcus] sp. NIES-970 genome encodes these proteins:
- the ubiX gene encoding 3-octaprenyl-4-hydroxybenzoate decarboxylase, translated as MDRPLTVGISGASGLIYAVRTLKYLLEANLTVDVVASKASFMVWQAEDGITMPADPEHQAIFWRSQAGVPEKGILRCHRWGDVGAGIASGSYRTQGMLVIPCSMSTVAKIANGLSSDLLERAADVSIKEGRKVVIVPRETPLSLIHLRNLTQLAEVGVKVVPAIPAWYHHPQTIEDLVDFVVARALDQFEIDCVPLKRWKEVETGQK; from the coding sequence ATGGATCGACCCCTCACAGTTGGCATTAGTGGCGCATCGGGGCTCATTTATGCTGTGCGGACTCTTAAATATTTATTAGAAGCTAACTTAACAGTGGATGTGGTGGCCTCTAAAGCTTCTTTTATGGTGTGGCAAGCAGAAGATGGCATTACGATGCCCGCCGACCCAGAGCACCAAGCGATCTTTTGGCGATCGCAAGCGGGGGTTCCTGAAAAAGGGATTTTGCGCTGCCACCGTTGGGGTGATGTGGGCGCAGGCATTGCCAGTGGTTCCTACCGCACCCAGGGGATGCTCGTGATTCCCTGTAGCATGAGTACCGTGGCGAAAATTGCCAATGGCCTCAGTTCCGACCTCCTGGAGCGGGCGGCTGATGTGTCCATCAAAGAGGGTCGAAAAGTGGTGATTGTCCCCCGGGAAACCCCCTTGAGTTTGATTCATCTGCGCAATTTAACCCAACTGGCAGAGGTGGGGGTTAAGGTCGTTCCCGCCATTCCCGCTTGGTATCACCATCCCCAAACCATTGAAGATCTGGTAGATTTTGTCGTCGCCCGGGCCTTAGACCAATTCGAAATTGATTGTGTCCCCCTCAAGCGCTGGAAAGAAGTCGAGACCGGTCAAAAATAA
- a CDS encoding HEAT-like repeat protein, with the protein MPSPNDLNLINETFGETLQANASEDAATAESMLAKLENADKTQRMIAARYFCDHRDERAVLPLVELLQRDVCPLTRVSAAYALGRNAAEAAVPALIDVLEQDWNGYVRKGVVWALGNCGDRRSVDPLIHALENDISAVRLWAASSLAQVAKLQYEDISRAIPPIIRGLRRDKMAAVRSNCAWSLGQLSREMPSNVIYATAIDALIEALVEDEDVGVKEDARAALLRVGDPNGLQMIEALEFEGLI; encoded by the coding sequence ATGCCAAGTCCGAATGACCTTAACCTAATTAACGAGACCTTTGGAGAGACGCTCCAAGCAAACGCCTCAGAAGACGCAGCCACGGCAGAATCAATGCTGGCAAAGCTGGAAAATGCCGATAAAACCCAACGGATGATCGCCGCCCGTTACTTCTGCGACCACCGAGATGAACGGGCTGTGCTGCCCCTAGTTGAGCTCCTCCAACGAGATGTTTGCCCCCTAACCCGGGTGAGCGCCGCCTATGCCCTGGGCCGCAATGCAGCTGAGGCCGCAGTGCCTGCCCTCATTGATGTACTCGAGCAAGATTGGAATGGCTATGTTCGCAAAGGGGTTGTTTGGGCTTTGGGTAATTGTGGCGATCGCCGCTCCGTAGATCCCCTCATCCATGCCCTCGAAAACGATATTTCCGCTGTCCGTTTGTGGGCTGCCAGTAGCCTTGCCCAGGTAGCCAAACTTCAATATGAAGATATTTCGCGTGCAATCCCCCCGATTATCCGGGGACTACGCCGTGACAAAATGGCCGCTGTCCGGAGTAATTGTGCTTGGTCTCTAGGGCAACTGTCCCGGGAAATGCCCTCCAATGTCATCTATGCCACGGCGATTGACGCCCTAATCGAAGCCCTCGTCGAAGATGAAGATGTGGGTGTCAAAGAGGATGCCAGGGCTGCCCTCCTACGGGTGGGAGACCCCAATGGCCTGCAAATGATTGAAGCGTTAGAATTTGAAGGTTTGATTTAA